Proteins from a genomic interval of Pogoniulus pusillus isolate bPogPus1 chromosome 42, bPogPus1.pri, whole genome shotgun sequence:
- the ANK1 gene encoding ankyrin-1 isoform X4 — MPCLHYLRADAATSFLRAARSGNLDKALDHLRNGVDINTCNQNGLNALHLASKEGHVKMVVELLHKEIVLETTTKKGNTALHIAALAGQQDVVRELVNYGANVNAQSQKGFTPLYMAAQENHLEVVKFLLENGANQNVATEDGFTPLAVALQQGHENVVAHLINYGTKGKVRLPALHIAARNDDTRTAAVLLQNDPNADVLSKTGFTPLHIAAHYENLSVAQLLLNRGASVNFTPQNGITPLHIASRRGNIIMVRLLLDRGAQIETRTKDELTPLHCAARNGHVRIAEILLDHGAPIQAKTKNGLSPIHMAAQGDHLDCVRLLLQYSADIDDITLDHLTPLHVAAHCGHHRVAKLLVEKGAKPNSRALNGFTPLHIACKKNHVRVMELLLKTGASIDAVTESGLTPLHVAAFMGHLPIVKTLLQRGASPNVSNVKVETPLHMAARAGHTDVAKYLLQNKAKANAKAKDDQTPLHCAARIGHTGMVRLLLENSANPNLATTAGHTPLHITAREGHVDTALALLDKGASQTCMTKKGFTPLHVAAKYGKVDVAELLLEREAHPNAAGKNGLTPLHVAVHHNNLEIVKLLLPKGSSPHSSAWNGYTPLHIAAKQNQMEVASSLLQYGASANAESLQGVTPLHLASQEGHADMVALLFSKQANGDLGNKSGLTPLHLVAQEGHVLVADVLVKHGVTVDATTRMGYTPLHVASHYGNIKLVKFLLQHQADVNAKTKLGYTPLHQAAQQGHTDVVTLLLKHGASPNEISTNGTTPLAIAKRLGYISVTDVLKIVTEETDIPAVGDKHRMSFPETVDEILDVSEDEGTAHVTVMEEELIAPKSRTPDPRDQEGRKETVEFVTTMTLEPTVESPAVLHVPCVPPETVVTRAEETEQPSKEFDEDSLIPSSPATETSDNISPVASPVHTGFLVSFMVDARGGSMRGSRHHGLRVVIPPRACAAPTRITCRLVKPQKLPAPPTLAEEEGLASRIIALGPAGAQFLSPVIVEIPHFASSGRGDRELVVLRSENGSVWKEHRSRHEDSYMDQLLNGMDEELESLEELDKKRVCRIITNDFPLYFVVMSRICQDCDMIGPEGGCLKSTLVPMVQATFPDNAVTKKVRLALQAQPVPDELVTKLLGNQATFSPIVTVEPRRRKFHRPIGLRIPLPPSWKDNPRDSGEGDTTSLRLLCSVIGGTAQAQWEDITGTTKLIYENECANFTTNVSARFWLADCPRTAEAVHFATLLYKELTAVPYMAKFVVFAKMNDAREGRLRCYCMTDDKVDKTLEQHENFTEVARSRDIEVVEGMPLHVELSGNLVPVKKATQPRTFLFQSFRENRLAIPIKVRDSSKEASGSLSFLRKAMKYEDLQHVLCHLNISIPPCTKGSGSEERRRTLTPLSLRERYSILSETSFGSLSSTDKADQKMVDIAEQLGLSWAELARELQFGVDDINRIRVENPNSLLEQSIALLNLWVSREGKGVKMESLYAALRNIDRSEIVSTLEGSGRQSRSLKGSWRYTDRDYSLSPSQMNGYASLQDELLSPASLHYTLPSPLRADQYWNEVAIMDAIPMAATEQDALMEMSDMQVWSSGLTPSLVTAEDSSLECSKAEDSDATSEGRFPGQLLADAHGPDHMGSMDLVEDDTVDSDAMNGLIDLLEQEEGQRPEGKMPADDHQPGTGEQDPESEVSFVSVQQKVQARITTSPTISHVMEKSTDRLRDWNAEGSFISCLQDLTAGSWQEGVTRRLLQTHTTASGPQGQEQEQVLVPAVELMRVSSAEDSDWQPQHPTGGWQQEADSRFFGQGNEVLHLPGEQVTEEQFTDDQGNIITKKVIRKVVHQLGPGGMDHRQEQEELILAGSLQEPQELAAEDDHFINYSILQRDGLGAKEEVRVRVPKPEVSGGRMGAQIVKRASLKRGKQ; from the exons ATGCCATGCCTGCATTACCTGAGG GCTGATGCTGCCACCAGTTTCCTGAGAGCTGCAAGATCTGGGAATCTGGACAAAGCCCTGGATCACCTCAGGAACGGGGTAGATATTAACACCTGTAACCAG AATGGGCTGAATGCCTTGCACCTGGCCTCCAAGGAGGGCCACGTGAAaatggtggtggagctgctgcacaAGGAGATCGTTTTGGAGACAACGACCAAG AAGggaaacacagccctgcacatcgCTGCCCTGGCTGGACAGCAGGATGTGGTCCGGGAACTGGTGAACTACGGAGCCAATGTCAATGCGCAGTCACAG AAAGGCTTCACACCCCTCTACATGGCAGCACAGGAGAACCACTTGGAAGTCGTCAAGTTCTTGTTGGAAAACGGAGCCAACCAGAACGTAGCCACCGAG GACGGCTTCACGCCGCTGGCcgtggctctgcagcagggccacGAGAACGTGGTGGCACACCTCATCAACTACGGCACGAAGGGCAAGGTGCGGCTGCCCGCCCTGCACATCGCCGCCCGCAACGACGACACACGCACGGCCGCCGTGCTGCTGCAGAACGACCCCAACGCCGACGTCCTCTCCAAG ACCGGCTTCACTCCCCTGCACATCGCAGCCCACTACGAGAATCTCAGCGTGGCACAGTTACTGCTCAACCGTGGAGCCAGTGTCAACTTCACACCCCAG AATGGGATCACTCCCCTGCACATAGCCTCCCGCCGGGGCAACATCATCATGGTGCGGCTGCTGCTGGACCGCGGGGCCCAGATCGAGACGAGGACCAAG gaTGAGCTGACCCCCCTGCACTGTGCGGCTCGCAACGGACACGTGCGGATTGCAGAGATCCTGCTGGACCACGGGGCTCCCATTCAAGCCAAAACCAAG AACGGGCTGTCGCCCATCCACATGGCAGCGCAGGGAGACCACCTAGACTGCgtgcggctgctgctgcagtacaGCGCCGACATCGACGACATCACCCTGGACCACCTCACGCCCCTGCATGTGGCTGCGCACTGCGGGCACCACCGCGTGGCCAAGCTGCTGGTGGAGAAGGGAGCCAAGCCCAACTCCCGAGCCCTG AACGGCTTCACCCCGCTACACATTGCCTGCAAGAAGAACCACGTCCGggtgatggagctgctgctgaagacagGAGCCTCCATCGACGCTGTCACAGAG TCTGGCCTGACTCCCTTGCATGTGGCTGCCTTCATGGGGCACCTGCCCATCGTCAAGACCCTGCTGCAGCGTGGAGCCTCTCCTAACGTGTCCAATGTG AAAGTGGAGACACCCCTACACAtggcagccagagctgggcacacagaTGTGGCAAAGTACCTGCTGCAGAACAAAGCCAAAGCCAACGCCAAGGCCAAG GATGACCAGACTCCTCTGCACTGTGCTGCACGCATCGGCCACACGGGCAtggtcaggctgctgctggagaacagtgccaaccccaacctggccaccacagcagggcacacacCCCTGCACATCACTGCCAGAGAGGGGCACGTGGACacagccctggccctgctggacaAGGGTGCCTCACAGACCTGCATGACCAAG AAAGGATTTACCCCTCTCCACGTTGCAGCCAAGTACGGGAAGGTggatgtggcagagctgctgctggaacgTGAGGCTCACCCCAATGCAGCAGGAAAG aATGGCCTGACCCCACTGCATGTGGCTGTGCACCACAACAACCTGGAGATCgtcaagctgctgcttcccaagggGAGCTCcccacacagctcagcctgg aacGGGTACACCCCCCTGCACATCGCTGCCAAGCAGAACCAGATGGAGgtggccagcagcctgctgcagtacGGGGCCTCTGCGAACGCCGAGTCCCTGCAGGGGGTCACTCCCCTGCACCTGGCTTCCCAGGAGGGCCACGCAGACATGGTGGCACTGCTGTTCTCCAAGCAAGCCAACGGCGACCTGGGCAACAAG AGTGGGCTGACTCCTCTCCACCTCGTGGCCCAAGAGGGACATGTGCTGGTTGCTGACGTTCTGGTGAAGCATGGAGTCACAGTGGATGCAACGACCAGG ATGGGCTACACCCCGCTGCATGTGGCCAGCCACTACGGGAACATCAAGCTGGTGAAGTTCTTGCTGCAGCACCAGGCTGATGTCAATGCCAAGACTAAG CTGGGTTACACCCCCCTGCACCAGGCAGCGCAGCAGGGCCACACGGACGTGGTGACCCTGCTGCTGAAGCACGGCGCCTCGCCCAACGAGATCAGCACG AATGGCACCACTCCCCTGGCTATCGCCAAGCGGCTGGGCTACATCTCTGTCACAGATGTGCTCAAGATCGTCACCGAGGAAACGGACATCCCG gcagtCGGCGACAAGCACCGCATGAGCTTCCCGGAGACGGTGGACGAGATCCTGGACGTGTCAGAGGATGAAG GCACTGCTCATGTCACAGTAATGG AGGAGGAGCTGATTGCACCAAAGTCCAGGACACCCGACCCCAGGGACcaggagggcaggaaggagacGGTGGAGTTTGTGACCACAATGACACTGGAGCCAAC gGTGGAGTCTCCAGCTGTCCTGCATGTCCCCTGCGTCCCACCCGAGACTGTGGTGACCAGAGCGGAGGAGACTGAGCAG CCCTCCAAGGAGTTCGACGAGGACTCCctgatccccagcagccctgctacCGAGACCTCGGACAACATCAGCCCCGTGGCCAGCCCTGTGCACACAGG gttcCTGGTGAGCTTCATGGTGGACGCCCGCGGAGGCTCCATGCGGGGCAGCCGGCACCACGGGCTGCGGGTGGTCATCCCGCCCCGCGCCTGCGCCGCGCCCACCCGCATCACCTGCCGCCTGGTGAAGCCCCAGAAGCTGCCTGCGCCCCCGACCCTGGCTGAGGAGGAGGGGTTGGCCAGCAGGATCATCGCCCTGGGGCCTGCTGGTGCCCAGTTCCTCAG ccctgtcATCGTGGAGATCCCACACTTTGCCTCCTCTGGGCGTGGGGACCGGGAGCTGGTGGTGCTGCGCAGCGAGAACGGCTCCGTCTGGAAGGAGCACCGCAGCCGCCACGAGGACAGCTACATGGACCAGCTGCTCAACGGCATGGACGAGG agctggagagccTGGAGGAGCTGGACAAGAAGCGAGTCTGCCGCATCATCACCAACGACTTCCCGCTCTACTTCGTGGTCATGTCCCGGATTTGCCAGGACTGCGACATGATCGGCCCCGAGGGAGGGTGTTTGAAAAGCACACTGGTGCCCATGGTGCAGGCCACCTTCCCAGACAACGCTGTCACCAAGAAAGTGAGGCTGGCCCTGCAG gcGCAGCCCGTGCCCGATGAGCTGGTGACCAAGCTGCTGGGCAACCAGGCCACCTTCAGCCCCATTGTCACGGTGGAGCCGCGCCGGAGGAAGTTCCACCGCCCCATCGGGCTCCGCATCCCACTGCCACCATCCTGGAAGGACAATCCCCGAGACAGCGGCGAGGGCGACACCACCAGCCTGCGCCTGCTCTGCAGCGTCATCG gagggacaGCACAAGCTCAGTGGGAAGACATCACAGGGACCACGAAGCTGATCTACGAGAACGAGTGTGCAAACTTCACCACCAACGTGTCTGCCAG GTTCTGGCTGGCCGACTGCCCACGCACGGCCGAGGCCGTGCACTTTGCCACGCTGCTGTACAAGGAGCTGACAGCAGTGCCCTACATGGCCAAGTTTGTGGTGTTTGCCAAGATGAACGATGCCCGGGAAGGTCGCCTGCGCTGCTACTGCATGACCGATGACAAGGTGGACAAGACTCTGGAGCAGCACGAGAACTTCACCGAGGTGGCCCGCAGCAGGGACATTGAG gtgGTGGAGGGGATGCCTTTGCACGTCGAGCTCTCAGGGAACCTGGTGCCTGTCAAGAAGGCCACTCAGCCGCGCACCTTCCTCTTCCAGTCCTTCCGCGAGAACCGCCTGGCCATCCCCATCAAg GTCCGGGACAGCAGCAAGGAGGCCAGcggctccctgtccttcttgcgCAAGGCCATGAAGTACGAGGACCTCCAGCATGTGCTCTGCCACCTCAACATCAGCATCCCACCCTGCACCAAG GGAAGTGGCAgcgaggagaggaggaggacgCTGACGCCGTTGTCGCTGCGGGAGCGATACAGCATCCTGAGCGAGACCAGCTTCG gatctctgagcagcacagacaAGGCAGATCAGAAGATGGTTGACATAGCAGAACAGCTGGGCCTCAGCTGGGCTG AGCTGGCACGTGAGCTGCAGTTTGGGGTGGATGACATCAACAGGATACGTGTGGAGAACCCCAactccctgctggagcagagcataGCCTTGCTCAACCTCTGGGTCAGCCGCGAGGGCAAGGGTGTCAAGA TGGAGAGCCTGTACGCAGCGCTGAGGAACATCGACCGCAGCGAGATCGTCAGCACGCTGGAGGGCTCCGGGCGGCAGAGCCGCAGCCTGAAGGGCAGCTGGCGCTACACCGACAGGGACTACTCCCTCTCGCCGTCCCAGATGAATG GTTACGCTTCGCTGCAGGACGAGctgctgtcccctgcctccctgcatTACACGCTGCCATCCCCGCTGCGTGCCGACCAGTACTGGAATGAGGTGGCCATCATGGATGCTATCCCCATGGCTGCCACCGAGCAGGACGCCCTGATGGAGATGTCTGACATGCAGGTGTGGTCCTCGGGGCTCACACCCTCGCTGGTGACTGCTGAAGACTCCTCTCTGGAGTGCAGCAAGGCCGAGGACTCAGACGCCACGAGCGAAGGTCGCTTCCCAGGGCAGCTTCTAGCAGATGCGCATGGCCCAGACCACATGGGCTCTATGGACCTGGTTGAGGATGACACAGTGGACTCAGATGCCATGAATGGCCTGATTGACCTCctagagcaggaggaggggcagaggccagAGGGGAAGATGCCAGCTGATGATCACCAGCCAGGGACTGGGGAGCAGGACCCGGAGAGTGAAGTCTCTTTTGTTTCAGTTCAGCAGAAGGTGCAAGCCAGGATCACAACTTCACCAACCATTAGCCACGTCATGGAGAAGAGCACAGACAG GCTGAGGGACTGGAATGCAGAAGGCTCCTTTATCTCCTGCCTACAGGACCTGACAGCGGGCTCCTGGCAGGAAGGGGTCACCCGAAGGCTGCTCCAGACGCACACCACAGCCTCCGGGCCACAGGGCCAGGAGCAAGAGCAGGTCCTGGTGCCAGCCGTGGAGCTGATGCGGGTCAGCTCCGCAGAGGACAGCGActggcagccccagcaccccacgggcggctggcagcaggaggcagacagCCGCTTCTTTGGGCAG gggaACGAAGTGCTGCAtctgcctggagagcaggtgACCGAGGAGCAGTTCACAGATGACCAAGGCAACATCATCACCAAGAAG GTCATCCGGAAAGTGGTGCATCAGCTGGGCCCTGGTGGCATGGatcacaggcaggagcaggaggagctgatcCTGGCGGGCTCcctgcaggagccccaggagctggcGGCTGAGGATGATCACTTCATTAATTACTCCATCCTTCAGCGGGATGGTCTGGGGGCCAAG GAGGAGGTGCGAGTGCGCGTCCCGAAGCCAGAGGTCTCCGGGGGCAGGATGGGGGCTCAGATAGTGAAACGAGCCAGCCTGAAAAGGGGGAAGCAGTGA